A single window of Desulfobacterales bacterium DNA harbors:
- a CDS encoding DUF4160 domain-containing protein, whose amino-acid sequence MPTVFRDGPYRFFFYASDRDEPYHIHVERDEKVAKYWLDPIRLHNSGGFNRFELKQIRSIVEKSQESLMEAWNEYFSR is encoded by the coding sequence TTGCCTACCGTATTCAGAGATGGTCCCTATCGCTTCTTTTTTTATGCTAGTGATCGCGATGAGCCATATCACATCCATGTCGAACGAGATGAAAAAGTCGCGAAGTACTGGCTCGATCCAATCCGCCTTCATAATAGTGGTGGATTTAATCGCTTTGAATTAAAGCAGATTCGTAGTATTGTTGAAAAAAGTCAAGAATCTTTGATGGAGGCATGGAATGAATATTTTAGCCGTTGA
- a CDS encoding DUF2442 domain-containing protein: MNILAVELEIPYAVDVHSTEDTLTVDFSDGRTISVPLGWYPRLEHASPGERANWRLIGKGQGIHWEDIDEDISVEGLLAGKPSGESQASFKKWLLGRQARPAAEFS, encoded by the coding sequence ATGAATATTTTAGCCGTTGAACTCGAAATCCCCTATGCTGTGGATGTACATTCGACGGAGGACACCCTAACCGTTGACTTCAGTGATGGGCGCACCATTTCGGTTCCATTGGGTTGGTATCCCCGCCTTGAGCATGCCAGCCCGGGAGAACGAGCGAACTGGAGGCTTATCGGCAAAGGTCAAGGAATCCACTGGGAAGACATAGACGAAGACATAAGTGTAGAGGGTCTTCTTGCCGGAAAACCGTCCGGAGAGAGTCAGGCTTCTTTTAAAAAATGGCTTCTTGGACGACAGGCTCGTCCGGCAGCAGAATTCAGCTGA